From Solanum lycopersicum chromosome 8, SLM_r2.1, the proteins below share one genomic window:
- the LOC101262238 gene encoding tobamovirus multiplication protein 2A isoform X2, with the protein MFEFHAPMFSWSDWNEALTHLLCRRFIYLFIGIGAVLVVVSCCGCIGAATRNGCCLSCYSMLIFLLILVELGAAGFIFFDKSWKDEIPRDKTGNFETIYDFLDDHWKIIKWVALGAVIFEALIFLLALVVRAANRPADYDSDDEYIGGPRQQIRQPLINNRPPANPATGVPVTATLDNRPSRNDAWSTRMREKYGLDTSEFTYNPSESNRYPPTAAQPQEERKGCTIM; encoded by the exons ATGTTTGAATTTCATGCTCCAATGTTCAGTTGGTCGGATTGGAATGAAGCATTGACCCATTTGTTATGTCGCAGgttcatatatttgtttattgGTATTGGAGCAGTTCTTGTAGTTGTATCTTGCTGTGGTTGTATTGGAGCGGCAACAAGGAATGGTTGCTGCCTGAGTTGT TACTCCatgttgattttcttgttgatcTTGGTAGAGCTAGGTGCTGCTGGTTTTATATTCTTTGATAAAAGCTGGAAAGAT GAAATTCCAAGGGATAAAACGGGCAACTTTGAAACGATCTATGACTTTCTGGATGACCACTGGAAGATTATTAAGTGGGTTGCCCTTGGTGCTGTTATATTCGAG GCTCTTATATTCTTATTGGCCCTCGTAGTAAGGGCAGCAAACAGACCAGCAGACTATGATAGTGATGATGAGTACATAGGTGGTCCCAGACAACAAATCCGACAGCCACTGATCAACAATAGGCCACCAGCAAATCCTGCAACTGGTGTCCCTGTTACTGCTACTCTTGATAATCGTCCAAGTAGAAATGATGCGTGGAGTACACGTATGAGGGAAAAG TATGGACTTGACACATCAGAGTTTACTTACAACCCATCGGAGTCGAACAGATATCCGCCAACTGCCGCACAGCCGCAAGAGGAAAGGAAGGGTTGTACCATAATGTGA
- the LOC101262238 gene encoding tobamovirus multiplication protein 2A isoform X1, whose amino-acid sequence MACKGFWECLLKLLNFLLTLVGLTMVGYGIYLFVEYKNHSHSGDDYPVAPPMSGDMIEFGRPMLMAVSLAENIFDKLPKPWFIYLFIGIGAVLVVVSCCGCIGAATRNGCCLSCYSMLIFLLILVELGAAGFIFFDKSWKDEIPRDKTGNFETIYDFLDDHWKIIKWVALGAVIFEALIFLLALVVRAANRPADYDSDDEYIGGPRQQIRQPLINNRPPANPATGVPVTATLDNRPSRNDAWSTRMREKYGLDTSEFTYNPSESNRYPPTAAQPQEERKGCTIM is encoded by the exons ATGGCGTGCAAAGGGTTTTGGGAGTGCTTGTTGAAGCTCTTGAACTTTTTGTTGACCCTTGTTGGTTTGACAATGGTGGGGTATGGTATTTATCTATTTGTTGAGTACAAAAATCATTCACACTCCGGAGATGATTACCCAGTTGCACCACCTATGAGTGGTGACATGATAGAGTTTGGTCGTCCAATGCTGATGGCTGTATCGTTGGCTGAAAACATATTTGATAAACTTCCAAAACCTTG gttcatatatttgtttattgGTATTGGAGCAGTTCTTGTAGTTGTATCTTGCTGTGGTTGTATTGGAGCGGCAACAAGGAATGGTTGCTGCCTGAGTTGT TACTCCatgttgattttcttgttgatcTTGGTAGAGCTAGGTGCTGCTGGTTTTATATTCTTTGATAAAAGCTGGAAAGAT GAAATTCCAAGGGATAAAACGGGCAACTTTGAAACGATCTATGACTTTCTGGATGACCACTGGAAGATTATTAAGTGGGTTGCCCTTGGTGCTGTTATATTCGAG GCTCTTATATTCTTATTGGCCCTCGTAGTAAGGGCAGCAAACAGACCAGCAGACTATGATAGTGATGATGAGTACATAGGTGGTCCCAGACAACAAATCCGACAGCCACTGATCAACAATAGGCCACCAGCAAATCCTGCAACTGGTGTCCCTGTTACTGCTACTCTTGATAATCGTCCAAGTAGAAATGATGCGTGGAGTACACGTATGAGGGAAAAG TATGGACTTGACACATCAGAGTTTACTTACAACCCATCGGAGTCGAACAGATATCCGCCAACTGCCGCACAGCCGCAAGAGGAAAGGAAGGGTTGTACCATAATGTGA